A genomic window from Arthrobacter globiformis includes:
- a CDS encoding heavy-metal-associated domain-containing protein: protein MSTISTKVHVSGMTCGHCVSAVSEELEALAGVEEIDIDLNAGGVSTVTITSTQKLSPSEIGEAVAEAGYLVVANEA, encoded by the coding sequence ATGAGCACCATCTCCACAAAAGTCCACGTCTCCGGAATGACCTGCGGGCACTGCGTGTCCGCCGTCAGCGAGGAACTCGAGGCCCTGGCCGGCGTCGAGGAGATCGACATCGACCTCAATGCCGGCGGTGTTTCGACTGTCACCATCACCTCCACGCAGAAGCTCTCCCCCTCGGAAATCGGCGAGGCAGTGGCCGAGGCGGGCTACCTTGTGGTGGCCAACGAGGCCTAA
- a CDS encoding Y-family DNA polymerase has protein sequence MSETRQQIALVDVNCFYASAERVFDPSLEGKPLVVLSNNDGCAVTRSPEAKALGISTGEPWFKIAPRAKEWGLVARSSNYELYGDISARVMELLGRYSAWLEVYSIDEAFLGIKGSPDQVVGLGRTIKAAVQRNVGVPVCVGIAATKTLAKLANRWAKNNPALGGVCAWESMDPESRELLMARLPVSEVWGVAGRLEKRLNAIGICSILELSRADPVMVRDRFSVVLMRTVLELRGTPCLPLEEERVGWDQLIFSRSFSTPLTSVPEFRQVLSVYAQQASARLARHHLQAKVLTAFAGTSHYNPKDKSFPSACVPLPMPTSDPVLLTRAAHALLPAIQDGVKYARAGIMVTDLRPSRNQQPLEPFTNPHEERGIGPLVEQISRKYGRGTIGLGFAGLRSGLDWSMKRGMRSPRYTTHWDELPVVRAN, from the coding sequence ATGTCTGAGACGCGGCAGCAGATAGCGCTGGTGGACGTGAACTGCTTCTACGCCAGCGCCGAGCGTGTCTTCGACCCCTCCCTCGAAGGCAAACCCCTGGTTGTGCTTTCCAACAACGACGGCTGCGCCGTGACCCGCAGTCCGGAGGCGAAGGCCCTGGGGATCAGCACGGGCGAACCGTGGTTCAAGATCGCTCCTCGGGCCAAGGAGTGGGGCCTCGTTGCCCGGTCCAGCAACTATGAACTGTACGGTGACATCAGTGCCCGCGTCATGGAACTGCTGGGACGCTACTCGGCCTGGCTCGAGGTGTACAGCATCGACGAGGCCTTCCTGGGCATCAAAGGCAGCCCCGACCAGGTGGTGGGTCTCGGCCGGACTATCAAGGCCGCGGTCCAGCGCAACGTCGGGGTGCCGGTGTGCGTCGGCATCGCCGCCACCAAGACGCTGGCCAAACTCGCCAACCGGTGGGCCAAGAACAACCCCGCGCTTGGAGGGGTGTGCGCCTGGGAGTCGATGGATCCGGAGTCGCGTGAACTGCTCATGGCCCGGCTGCCGGTCTCGGAGGTCTGGGGCGTGGCGGGCCGGCTGGAAAAACGGCTGAACGCCATCGGGATCTGCTCCATCCTGGAACTCAGCCGGGCCGATCCTGTGATGGTGCGCGACCGCTTTTCGGTGGTGCTGATGCGCACTGTGCTGGAACTGCGCGGTACACCCTGCCTACCGCTGGAGGAGGAACGCGTTGGGTGGGACCAGCTGATCTTCTCCCGCTCGTTTTCCACTCCCCTGACGTCAGTCCCCGAGTTTCGCCAGGTCCTGAGCGTCTACGCCCAGCAGGCGAGTGCCCGGCTGGCCCGGCACCACCTTCAGGCCAAGGTCCTCACCGCGTTCGCCGGCACGTCCCATTACAACCCGAAGGACAAGTCGTTTCCCTCGGCGTGCGTTCCGTTGCCCATGCCTACCTCAGACCCGGTACTGCTCACCCGAGCGGCCCACGCCCTGCTTCCCGCGATCCAGGACGGCGTCAAGTACGCCCGGGCCGGCATCATGGTCACCGACTTGCGGCCGTCCCGCAATCAGCAGCCCCTGGAGCCTTTCACCAACCCGCACGAGGAACGCGGGATCGGCCCGCTGGTTGAGCAGATCAGCCGGAAGTATGGCAGGGGCACGATCGGGCTCGGGTTCGCGGGCCTGAGGAGCGGTCTGGACTGGAGCATGAAGCGCGGAATGCGTTCGCCGCGCTACACCACGCACTGGGACGAGTTACCGGTGGTGCGCGCGAACTGA
- a CDS encoding metal-sensitive transcriptional regulator, translating into METSEERTPMAPSEEAVIQPPQHGYTADKDAYLRRLRRIEGQVRGIARMVEEDKYCIDILTQVAAVTKALHAVSLGLVEEHIGHCVVGAVSEPDPDLRAEAIDVKVKEAAGAIGRLLR; encoded by the coding sequence ATGGAGACTTCCGAAGAACGGACGCCCATGGCGCCCAGTGAAGAAGCTGTTATTCAACCCCCGCAGCACGGCTACACGGCGGACAAGGACGCGTACCTGCGCCGGCTCCGGCGGATCGAGGGACAGGTCCGCGGAATCGCCCGGATGGTCGAGGAAGACAAGTACTGCATCGACATCCTGACGCAGGTCGCGGCCGTGACTAAGGCCCTGCACGCCGTCAGCCTGGGCCTGGTGGAAGAACACATCGGCCACTGCGTTGTCGGGGCGGTCTCTGAACCTGATCCGGATCTGCGGGCTGAAGCGATCGACGTCAAGGTCAAGGAGGCGGCGGGCGCCATCGGGCGCCTGCTGCGCTAG
- a CDS encoding LexA family protein: protein MGVIIGPRVIEAGLSLRLVLISPVAVAAGFPSPAQDYFDGRIDLNEHLIKDITSTYIVRVSGDSMEQAGISDGDELIVNRALEPRDGSVVVAVLDGELTVKRLKITAAGVVLQAANPLYPNISIPALADLTIWGVATRCLHHV, encoded by the coding sequence GTGGGCGTGATCATTGGTCCTCGCGTGATAGAGGCGGGACTTTCCCTGCGGTTGGTGCTGATCTCTCCCGTGGCCGTCGCGGCAGGCTTCCCATCCCCCGCCCAGGACTACTTTGACGGGCGGATCGACCTGAACGAGCACCTGATCAAGGACATCACCAGCACCTACATCGTGCGGGTGTCCGGCGACTCCATGGAACAGGCCGGCATCAGTGACGGCGACGAACTGATCGTCAACCGTGCATTGGAACCGCGGGACGGATCCGTGGTCGTGGCGGTGCTGGACGGCGAGCTCACCGTCAAGCGCCTGAAGATCACCGCGGCCGGTGTGGTGCTCCAGGCGGCCAACCCGCTGTATCCGAACATCAGCATCCCCGCCCTGGCCGACCTCACCATCTGGGGCGTGGCCACGAGGTGCCTGCACCATGTCTGA
- a CDS encoding CGNR zinc finger domain-containing protein: MVFAPDTELALRFVVNLINSAANGAENLATVEDLDEFLRQEGFTGFRTHDAAELSSIHALRTELAALWTADEDTAVAGVNRLLREAQALPQLLKHDQWDWHLHATTHDAPLADRMGTEAAMALVDVIRSKEMDRMLVCAADDCDAAVLDLSRNRSKRYCDTGNCANRAHVAAYRARRASGE, encoded by the coding sequence ATGGTCTTTGCCCCTGACACGGAACTCGCGCTGCGCTTCGTGGTGAACCTCATCAACTCGGCCGCCAACGGCGCGGAAAACCTGGCCACGGTGGAAGATCTGGACGAGTTCCTGAGGCAGGAGGGCTTTACCGGTTTCCGCACCCACGACGCCGCCGAGCTGTCCAGCATCCACGCACTGCGGACGGAACTGGCAGCCCTGTGGACAGCGGATGAGGATACGGCCGTTGCTGGCGTGAACAGGCTCCTGCGCGAGGCCCAGGCACTCCCCCAGCTCCTCAAGCACGACCAGTGGGACTGGCACCTGCACGCCACCACGCACGATGCCCCGCTGGCGGACAGGATGGGCACCGAAGCAGCCATGGCGCTGGTGGACGTGATCCGCAGCAAGGAGATGGACCGCATGCTCGTGTGCGCGGCCGATGACTGCGACGCGGCGGTGCTCGACCTCAGCCGGAACCGGTCCAAGCGGTACTGCGACACCGGAAACTGCGCCAACCGCGCGCACGTGGCGGCGTACCGGGCGCGCCGCGCCAGTGGAGAGTAA
- a CDS encoding EamA family transporter: MAPAPVPAQAPARAQDAAPARAATAKASGFLASGLGVALFSSAIFGLSGSFAKALLETGWTPGAAVTARLTGAALILAIPAVPALRGRWHQLRSNWLTIVLFGLIGVAGCQLFYFNAVARLSVGVALLLEYLGPVLIVLWLWAASRKRPRPLTIAGTLLSLGGLVLVLDLTGAVQVDAVGVLWGLAAAVCLAIYFFLTAKENDTLPPIVLASGGLLMGAGVMWLAAATGLLPMAMSTADTKLGPWTTPWWVPLGGLVVLATVLAYVSGIMAARALGTKVASFVSLTEVLFAVIWAWLLLGELPGAIQLAGGMLIVGGVLCVRLDELRKAKPGAPAAVTGPLDHANDVEPVP; this comes from the coding sequence GTGGCGCCGGCCCCAGTGCCGGCCCAGGCTCCCGCCCGCGCTCAGGACGCCGCCCCCGCCCGGGCGGCCACGGCCAAAGCCTCCGGCTTCCTGGCGTCAGGACTGGGTGTCGCCCTCTTTTCCTCTGCGATCTTCGGGCTTTCGGGCTCGTTCGCCAAGGCACTGCTGGAAACCGGCTGGACGCCCGGGGCAGCCGTGACTGCCCGGCTGACCGGGGCCGCGCTTATCCTCGCAATCCCCGCGGTTCCGGCGCTCCGGGGCCGGTGGCACCAGCTGCGGTCGAACTGGCTAACCATCGTCCTGTTTGGCCTGATCGGCGTCGCAGGCTGCCAGCTGTTCTACTTCAACGCCGTGGCCCGGCTGTCTGTTGGCGTGGCACTGCTGCTCGAATACCTCGGCCCGGTATTGATCGTGCTGTGGCTCTGGGCGGCAAGCCGGAAGCGGCCGCGCCCCCTCACCATCGCCGGGACGTTGCTGTCCTTGGGCGGGCTGGTCCTCGTCCTCGACCTCACCGGCGCAGTGCAGGTCGACGCCGTCGGCGTGCTTTGGGGCCTTGCCGCGGCTGTCTGCCTTGCTATCTACTTCTTCCTCACGGCCAAGGAGAACGACACCCTGCCGCCCATCGTCCTGGCGTCCGGCGGACTTCTGATGGGTGCCGGTGTCATGTGGCTGGCGGCGGCCACCGGCCTCCTGCCCATGGCCATGAGCACGGCCGATACCAAACTCGGCCCATGGACCACGCCGTGGTGGGTTCCGCTGGGCGGTCTCGTGGTTCTTGCAACCGTCCTGGCCTACGTCTCCGGGATCATGGCTGCACGCGCACTCGGCACCAAGGTGGCCTCGTTCGTCTCCCTCACCGAGGTGCTGTTTGCCGTGATCTGGGCCTGGCTGCTGCTTGGCGAACTGCCCGGCGCCATCCAGCTCGCGGGCGGAATGCTGATCGTGGGCGGCGTGCTGTGCGTCCGGCTGGATGAGCTCCGGAAAGCCAAACCTGGGGCCCCGGCAGCGGTGACTGGACCGCTCGACCACGCGAACGACGTCGAACCCGTCCCGTAA
- a CDS encoding IclR family transcriptional regulator domain-containing protein: MSFAIVRSETSYDVIAEASGSRYLNATHLYVGGNCPAHASATGKLLLSELSDDDIAATLPEKLEPYTSRTISNRKAILHEIRQVREQGYAVIDEELEEGLFAVSNQTVDGEQAQAPPA, translated from the coding sequence ATGAGCTTTGCGATCGTCCGGAGTGAAACTTCCTACGATGTGATTGCCGAAGCCTCCGGCTCCCGCTACCTGAACGCCACCCACCTGTACGTCGGCGGGAACTGCCCCGCACATGCCAGTGCCACGGGGAAACTGCTTCTTTCCGAACTCAGCGACGACGATATTGCCGCGACGCTGCCTGAGAAGCTGGAGCCCTACACCTCCCGCACCATCTCGAACCGGAAGGCAATCCTGCACGAGATCCGACAGGTCCGCGAACAGGGCTATGCAGTCATCGATGAGGAGCTTGAAGAGGGCCTTTTCGCCGTCAGCAACCAGACCGTGGACGGCGAGCAAGCACAAGCGCCACCGGCATAA
- a CDS encoding MoaD/ThiS family protein: MAEISVVLPSVLQPLAGGQSVLTTPADGAVTVGWLLDSVTGTYPVLARRLRDETGALRRYVNIYVNGEEVRRLRGLETEVSAGQEVLIIQSVAGG, translated from the coding sequence GTGGCTGAGATCAGCGTGGTCCTTCCCAGCGTCCTCCAGCCGCTCGCCGGCGGGCAGTCCGTACTGACTACACCCGCCGACGGGGCGGTGACTGTGGGGTGGTTGCTGGATTCCGTGACCGGGACTTACCCGGTGCTCGCCAGGCGGCTGCGGGACGAAACGGGTGCACTCCGCCGCTACGTGAATATTTACGTGAACGGTGAGGAGGTCCGGCGTCTGCGGGGCCTGGAAACGGAAGTTTCTGCCGGCCAGGAAGTGCTGATCATTCAGTCGGTGGCCGGCGGTTAG
- a CDS encoding DUF2277 domain-containing protein, producing the protein MCRNIRTLHNYEPHATSEEVHAAALQYVRKISGSTTPSKANEEAFERAVHEIAHVTQHLLESLVTHAPAKDRDEEAAKAKARAAVRFGTA; encoded by the coding sequence ATGTGCCGGAATATCCGTACCCTCCACAACTACGAACCCCACGCGACGTCCGAGGAGGTACACGCCGCGGCGCTGCAGTACGTCCGCAAAATCAGCGGCAGCACCACGCCCTCCAAGGCCAATGAGGAGGCGTTCGAGCGTGCCGTGCACGAGATAGCGCACGTGACCCAGCATCTGCTCGAATCCCTTGTGACGCACGCTCCCGCCAAGGACCGCGACGAGGAAGCGGCCAAGGCGAAGGCACGGGCGGCCGTCCGCTTCGGAACGGCCTAG
- a CDS encoding WD40/YVTN/BNR-like repeat-containing protein yields MGCMNASESFVLAIGTKKGLWLATSQDRKQWSFSGPHFLMSEIPSIGIDTRDGRTRIMVGVRSEHWGPYVAHSDDLGASWTEPEQGAIKFPEGTDAAVERIWQIYPDAESRPGVVWAGAEPISVWKSTDGGEHFELNRGLWDHPHRSEWGAGYGGAAAHSIVVNPAGDNVHVAMSTGGVYRSLDGGTSWEPRNKGISAYFMPDPNPEFGQCVHKIAADAAVEGRLYAQNHHGVYRTDDNAENWESIAEGLPADFGFVMLTHPRRAGTAWVVPLKADGERIPPDGKLAVHRTDDAGATWKRLDSGLPQSEFNAVLRDAAGVDSAEPAGVYFGTRGGAVFASADEGETFAEVASHLPDVLCVRAAVVAGAPVTAAASA; encoded by the coding sequence ATGGGGTGCATGAATGCCTCAGAGAGTTTCGTTTTAGCAATCGGGACCAAAAAAGGCCTCTGGCTGGCCACCAGCCAGGACCGGAAGCAGTGGTCCTTTTCCGGCCCGCACTTCCTGATGAGCGAGATACCGAGCATCGGAATCGACACACGGGACGGCCGCACACGCATCATGGTGGGGGTGCGGTCCGAGCACTGGGGCCCTTACGTTGCCCACTCGGATGACCTCGGCGCCAGCTGGACCGAGCCCGAGCAGGGCGCCATCAAGTTTCCCGAAGGCACTGACGCCGCCGTGGAACGGATCTGGCAGATCTACCCTGACGCGGAATCCCGCCCGGGGGTGGTCTGGGCCGGCGCGGAGCCGATTTCGGTGTGGAAGTCGACCGACGGCGGTGAGCACTTCGAGCTGAACCGCGGTCTGTGGGACCACCCGCACCGCAGCGAGTGGGGTGCCGGTTATGGCGGCGCAGCCGCCCACTCGATCGTGGTCAACCCCGCCGGGGATAACGTGCACGTGGCGATGAGTACCGGAGGCGTGTACCGCTCGCTCGACGGCGGGACGTCCTGGGAGCCGCGGAACAAAGGCATCTCCGCCTACTTCATGCCCGATCCCAACCCGGAATTCGGCCAGTGCGTGCACAAGATTGCGGCGGATGCCGCCGTCGAGGGCCGGCTTTACGCGCAGAACCACCACGGCGTGTACCGGACCGATGACAACGCCGAGAACTGGGAATCGATAGCGGAGGGCCTGCCGGCCGACTTCGGGTTCGTCATGCTGACGCACCCCAGGCGTGCAGGCACGGCCTGGGTTGTCCCCTTAAAGGCCGACGGCGAACGCATCCCGCCGGACGGAAAGCTCGCCGTGCACCGTACCGACGACGCTGGTGCCACGTGGAAGCGCCTGGACTCCGGGCTGCCGCAGTCAGAATTCAATGCCGTGCTCCGTGACGCGGCCGGCGTGGACTCTGCTGAACCCGCCGGGGTGTACTTCGGAACGCGTGGGGGCGCGGTGTTTGCCAGCGCCGACGAAGGTGAAACCTTTGCGGAGGTGGCGTCCCACCTGCCGGATGTGTTGTGCGTCCGCGCTGCTGTTGTGGCCGGGGCCCCGGTTACTGCGGCGGCATCTGCATGA
- a CDS encoding universal stress protein: MDAEHFSGPPPLLVGMVPGQHPEVLKTAVGLAQKLSAPLLCAYVDEASYLVEWDPARSAHRLSLHPDRDDDDIRSVTTGLKSVIASAVQDGGPAWTLRTLAGDPARALGRLASEVNAPMIIVGTPERGFGHRVTELLNGSVAAWLTHHQSRPVLVVPFRMAAHQDRAE, encoded by the coding sequence ATGGATGCAGAGCACTTCAGCGGGCCGCCTCCCCTCCTCGTGGGCATGGTTCCCGGCCAGCATCCGGAGGTCCTCAAAACCGCCGTCGGCCTGGCCCAAAAACTGTCGGCCCCTTTGCTTTGCGCCTATGTGGATGAGGCAAGCTACCTCGTTGAGTGGGATCCGGCGCGCTCTGCACACCGCCTTTCGCTGCATCCGGACAGGGACGACGACGACATCCGTTCCGTTACCACAGGACTGAAGTCGGTCATCGCGTCGGCCGTCCAGGACGGCGGACCGGCATGGACGTTGCGTACGCTGGCCGGAGACCCCGCCCGTGCCCTCGGCAGGCTGGCGTCGGAAGTCAATGCCCCGATGATCATTGTGGGTACGCCGGAACGCGGCTTCGGGCACCGCGTAACGGAACTCCTGAACGGTTCCGTGGCGGCATGGCTCACCCACCACCAGAGCCGGCCCGTGCTGGTGGTTCCCTTCCGGATGGCAGCGCATCAGGACCGGGCGGAATAG
- a CDS encoding heavy metal translocating P-type ATPase, protein MHTEHLSAGSARRVIELDVEGMTCASCVNRVEKKLAKLDGVQATVNLPLETAHVTVPAGITDQQITDQVASAGYKARIRRPLHQGPAESARGDAVATQQAEPGPAPEHGGPAEQVGHEDHMNHGGPASELKPRLLVAAVLAVPVFLISMVPAFQFANWGWVVGALALPVVSWAAWPFHRAAAINARHFASTMDTLVSIGVIAAYLFSAWQLLANPRLTEHPGMEQMGAGSGGLYFEVASVVTTFLLLGRFLEANAKSRAGDALRALLDLGAKDATILQDGTETKIPASRLAVGDLIVVRPGEKIATDGVVVDGASAVDASLVTGESVPVDVGPGSLVTGATINTSGRVLVRATRVGAETTLAQMGRLVSQAQTGKAPIARLADRISAVFVPVVLAIAVLTFAGWLLAAGPELTGPELRAAFTAAVAVLVIACPCALGLATPVGLLTGTGRGAQLGILIKGPQVLEDTRTVDTILLDKTGTVTSGQLSVLATEAFAPFSEVEILRLAGAVESASEHPIAAAIAAAARSAVPATGRRSHTSHSGSEADDAAGLPAVVGFHSAPGGGVVGTVEGRLVVAGRSGWLRDNGVEPTPAQGQALRAAEESGATAIWVAVDGEAAGIIELRDTVKAGSKAAVARLKALGLRPMLLTGDNAAVAAQVAAAVGIDADDVFAGVLPEGKVEAVRRLQAGGATVAMAGDGVNDAAALAQADLGIAMGSGTDVAIEAADLTVMGNDLGQVATAIELSRRTLATIKTNLFWAFFYNAVGIPVAALGLLNPMVAGVAMAASSVLVVANSLRLRRFGR, encoded by the coding sequence ATGCACACCGAACACCTTTCCGCAGGTTCCGCCCGCCGGGTGATCGAACTCGACGTCGAGGGCATGACCTGCGCGTCGTGCGTGAACAGGGTGGAAAAGAAGCTCGCCAAGCTCGACGGCGTCCAGGCCACGGTCAACCTCCCCCTGGAAACGGCCCACGTAACGGTCCCGGCAGGCATCACGGACCAGCAGATCACCGACCAGGTGGCCTCAGCCGGCTACAAGGCAAGGATCCGAAGGCCGCTCCACCAAGGCCCAGCAGAGAGCGCCCGGGGCGACGCCGTAGCGACCCAGCAGGCGGAGCCTGGCCCCGCCCCGGAGCACGGCGGACCGGCAGAGCAAGTCGGTCACGAAGACCACATGAACCACGGCGGCCCGGCATCCGAATTGAAGCCGCGCCTGCTCGTCGCGGCGGTCCTGGCCGTGCCGGTGTTCCTGATCTCGATGGTCCCCGCCTTTCAGTTCGCCAACTGGGGCTGGGTGGTGGGCGCCTTGGCCTTGCCCGTGGTCAGCTGGGCGGCGTGGCCGTTCCACAGGGCCGCCGCCATCAACGCCCGCCACTTCGCCTCCACAATGGATACCCTGGTATCGATCGGTGTCATCGCCGCCTATTTGTTTTCCGCCTGGCAGCTCCTCGCCAACCCTCGCCTGACCGAACATCCAGGCATGGAGCAGATGGGTGCGGGTTCCGGCGGCCTGTACTTCGAGGTGGCCAGCGTGGTCACCACATTCCTCCTGCTGGGCCGGTTCCTGGAGGCGAACGCCAAGTCGAGGGCCGGGGACGCCCTGCGCGCCCTCCTGGACCTGGGCGCCAAGGACGCCACCATCCTGCAAGACGGCACCGAGACAAAGATCCCGGCAAGCCGGCTGGCGGTCGGGGACCTGATCGTGGTCCGCCCGGGTGAGAAGATCGCCACCGACGGCGTGGTGGTGGACGGCGCCTCAGCAGTGGACGCATCCCTGGTCACCGGCGAGTCGGTTCCCGTGGACGTCGGTCCGGGCAGCCTGGTCACCGGTGCCACCATCAATACGTCCGGCCGGGTGCTGGTCCGGGCCACGCGCGTCGGCGCCGAAACCACCCTGGCCCAGATGGGGCGGCTCGTTTCCCAGGCGCAGACCGGAAAGGCGCCGATCGCCCGGCTTGCCGACCGGATCAGCGCGGTATTCGTGCCGGTGGTCCTGGCCATCGCCGTCCTCACGTTCGCCGGCTGGCTGCTCGCCGCCGGGCCAGAACTCACAGGACCGGAGCTTCGTGCGGCCTTCACGGCCGCGGTGGCCGTGCTGGTCATCGCGTGCCCCTGCGCCCTTGGCCTGGCTACCCCCGTGGGCCTCCTGACCGGCACGGGTCGCGGCGCTCAACTGGGGATCCTCATCAAGGGTCCGCAGGTCCTGGAAGACACCCGCACGGTGGACACCATCCTGCTGGACAAGACCGGAACCGTCACCAGCGGCCAGCTATCCGTCCTCGCAACTGAGGCGTTCGCCCCGTTCAGCGAGGTGGAAATCCTGCGGCTGGCCGGTGCGGTCGAGTCGGCGTCGGAGCATCCGATCGCCGCCGCGATCGCTGCGGCCGCACGATCCGCAGTGCCCGCCACGGGCCGCCGGTCGCACACCAGCCATAGCGGCAGTGAAGCGGACGACGCCGCGGGCCTGCCCGCCGTCGTCGGCTTCCATTCCGCGCCGGGCGGCGGAGTGGTGGGAACCGTTGAAGGCCGGCTCGTGGTTGCCGGGCGCAGCGGTTGGCTGCGGGACAACGGCGTTGAGCCCACGCCGGCGCAGGGTCAGGCGCTCCGCGCCGCTGAAGAGTCCGGTGCCACGGCAATCTGGGTCGCCGTGGACGGCGAGGCTGCCGGCATCATCGAGCTGCGGGACACGGTCAAGGCGGGGTCGAAGGCGGCTGTCGCACGTCTCAAGGCCCTGGGCCTGCGGCCCATGCTGCTCACGGGCGACAACGCCGCGGTCGCGGCCCAGGTGGCTGCCGCCGTCGGAATTGACGCGGACGATGTGTTCGCCGGCGTGCTGCCCGAAGGCAAGGTGGAAGCCGTCCGGCGGCTGCAGGCCGGCGGCGCGACGGTGGCCATGGCAGGTGACGGCGTGAACGACGCCGCGGCGCTGGCGCAGGCGGACCTCGGCATCGCCATGGGCTCCGGCACGGACGTGGCCATCGAAGCCGCCGACCTGACCGTGATGGGCAACGACCTCGGGCAGGTGGCCACCGCAATCGAGCTGTCCCGGCGCACGCTGGCCACCATCAAGACCAACCTGTTCTGGGCCTTCTTCTACAACGCGGTGGGCATTCCGGTGGCGGCCCTCGGCCTGCTCAATCCCATGGTGGCCGGTGTGGCCATGGCGGCGAGTTCGGTGCTGGTGGTGGCCAACTCGCTCAGGCTGCGCCGCTTCGGCAGGTAG